The DNA sequence atttataattattcatattttaaaaaattcgttTTTAAATCTGCAGACCCTATATCTTCATTCAAAATTAGAACCTCCGTTTGTCTAATACTTTCAATCAATTATGCAATAATATCGTAACAATGCGATCAAATTCGTCAGTCGAAATCATTGCTTTTTCTTACAAATTTTGGgtggaagaaataaaatatgtgaaaattaaagaaaaagaaaaaggaggatGGAAAGAGGAAGATAAAGAAAATACAAGGAAAGTTAAATCAAACAAAAGAAAGGAAACTaagagaaattaaatattaagataAAAGGCAAAGTATGATGGAGAGAAccgaaaatttaatttaaattaattattttatttgaaaaattaatgtaatttaatgGACTGAAAAACAGAAAAGGAATCGTTGAAAAGTAAACTATAATAAAAGAGACGAAACAGAAAAgaacgaggaaagaaagagaaaagggaagaagaagaaaaagagaatgcGTTGTTTCTAGCCTGTTACTCGGAGTAAAGTTCACCGCGAACCGAATCATACCAGATTCGCGATGCGCCTTTAAAACGCGTGGTTTCGCCGCGATTTATCACAACTTCGCCGAGACGAACACATTAAATGCACTTTTTTCGCGATAACAGACCCCGAAGCACGAGCTGCGCGTACGTCGACACTTTATCGCAGCTGCGCGCCACACGACACCGCGCAACTATGTTTTCCAAGGCTTGAGACCCAACCACATCCGGCGAAACAGTAGTTTCAGCCTTTTGCGACGAAAAGAAAAACCGAACTAAGAATAAAAAAGCAAGATAATCGCGAAAAGTGAAatttagaataatataattcttctCAAAAGTCACTTTATCCTCTGTCCTTATTTTAATAAGAATTACACAGTCGAACCTTGATGACTCGATCCTCTATACTCTATAGGACTGTAATGTCGTTCATTTTCTTCCATTCTGCTGTAAAAAACCTCCACAAGTCAGAATACACTGACTCGTTGCAAAACTAATTTGAACGCTTACCTTAAAAAACTGTTACATTCATATtgtattgcgatatataaaatattttcaaatttcaatccATCAGATTTGATGAGCAAACTAAAGCAAACTAATAATCCAAGACGTATTTGCAACGTACAAATGGTAACAAACtatcatatttttcttcctaAACCTCTCTTACTTGAAAAACtcgataaaacaaaatttcggTGACTGAAAGATCTCGCACTCCTCTTGAGGTTCGAGTCATCAAGGTTCGACAGTATTACGGATTTTCCCTTtcacttctttttcttctcgtataacaaacaaatgtaAAGTCAAAGATTGAAAAAAATCATTGATAAATCATTGATAAGTTTAGTACATCAAAAAATATCACATGACGCACTTACAAGAGATTTCCTCTAATCGCCCTTCCTTCGCAGTCCATCAAAGTTCAACGATGAATCGAGGAAAGTGGATAGGCGCCGAGACCTGTAGGAATTACCAATGATATAAGAGAGATGGATGGGTCATAGAATTTGTATCATAAGATCACTGCACCATAATTGCATTTATAGAATCGGCAATACGCATGAAGCAATCTAGCATCGATATCACACGACATTCCCACATTTAACAGtttatttcgtaatttttctgTTTTCGCGAAATTCCTGTGAAAGAATGATGTAACCGTATGATAAAGAATCTAGTGCAGAATATGCAACGTATTTTACTTAATCTCTAAAACTgttatgattattattattaatattacaattaatcaTATTCATTAGtatgattaatattattaatcacaatatcaattaatcataattaatattatggTTAATATTATCGCAACATAAATACTctcttgtttatatatatgtatatatactattataatttaattgtaatGCCTTTGAGAAGATAGTGTGATCGTATggtataattgtaatttaaatacggatataaatgtaaattttataataccaagtatatacataaatttcatttttgcaAGTCCTCTAGTGGCTTTAAATTTTCCAAGACCTTTCaacaaaatttgataaattgaaaaggatttatgataatttatatattttcaatagaaTCCACAATTTAACATGTAGACTCTTATACAGATATTGAATTTTACtaattctaataaataaaaaaatctactactactacaataatattatactaattttatattacaatatcaATTTACGTTTACATCATAACCTAAAAAGCATTAaagaacaaaattaataatttgaaagATATCCAAAGTATCATTACAAAACATTTATACCCGTAATACAGAAATATAACTGCcaaattgataataaaatacaacgaattcaattaaaattttacctTCGATTGTAATTAACTAAAATTCTTATTAGCACATCATTCACTGACATATCTTTTACCTGACGCATACGATTAAAACTGCGTATACAACACAGAAGAAATCGTGTTTATCGATAGACTGCAGTCATCGAAGCATAGTGTAATTGGGTTTATCGCGAGAGCAGACGCCGCCACTGCGTTGAAATTCCTTTCCGAGCGATCAGCAAATGCGCGATAAGAGATCCCGGCTGAATTAATTACTTTCGGTGGGAAGGGTTAATTAGAGAAGCTATCGACTGTTCGCTATTCGTCATCGTCCATCGTGGATAGAAGCGGCGAGAGGAGAGAAACAGTCGGCCCCTGTTATCCATCTAACCACGGGGCATCCTCCACGATAACAATCCAAGACTTGGCTTATAAATACCATCGGCGAAGACCGATCGAACTTTAGTATACTGAGACACGTTAACCCCGTCTTGTGGCTTCTAATTCTTTGTAAACGTTATCTCGTGTGTCCGATTCTCTTGCGATTTCCTTTAGACAAAAATGGGTACGTTTTAAAGCGTACTTTTAGagtgaataaataaaatatataaagaagaGTACCATTTACTCGAATGATTTCAgtttgaaaaatgaataaaagatGCTATTATTTTGCTTAAAATTTCTCGccttaataaatttcaaattaatttcttgataattagttaattaaataattttgaataattggGTTGAATTAAATCGAAGAATTGTTGAATTGATTTTTCAGTATATGgtgaatattttttgtttatatgAAAAAAGCTGTTATTAAATGGAAGAAGTAACGAATTGTCACGCAATAAAGTGTCATTATTAAAGTGGCAATTTCATCTTCGAATATTTCaatacttttaaaatatttcatttgaacATTCTAATATTAAAACTCTTATTTATGAAAGTTTAGTTGTTACGTAAACgtaaaacgatatttttaatgaCGCGTGAATTTTACAGAGAATGAAGACGCTAGAAGCAGACGATCTTCCTCGTCTGAGAAGGCGATAAATGGATTGGTTTCTGGAAAAAATGTGCTTATCACCGGCGGCGCTGCAGGTTTAGGGAATGCGTTTATGAATCATTTTTTGAAACACGGTACAAACGTAAGTGTGTTCGTAAATCGATTCCAGAATCATAACATCAAATTTTAAAAGTATTCtatcatttaaattaaatcggtttttagaaaataactaTATTAGATATTGATGCTGAAACCGGAAAGCGAATAGAATCGAGCGTAGAAAAGTCCTATGGCGAGAAAAAGGTGCACTTTATCCACGTCGATGTCTCCAATTACGAACTTATGGCTGGTGAGCATCAAATACAGTATCATACAGAGCAATAATTGATTAGATAACACGTTATTAAGTTTTTACGAGTTTCTAAAATGtaactgataaaatatatacgataGAAGCAAACTGGTTGACTGGACCTTGATCTAAAaagaacataaatattttgattttagAAACCAACTGATTGTGATATATGTTATGAATTACCTGCATGtgtttttcttcccttttattatatattaatttttattcgtttttcaATTACAGCGGCTTTTGAGGAAGCTTTGAATTTCATGAACGACATCGATATTGTTGTAAATAATGCCGGTATCTTGGACGAACGACGATGGGAAAAAGAAATAGCGGTTAATATTGTAAGTAATGAAGGGctctaattttttatttgcgtTTGTTTTAATCAAAAAGTATTCTATTGTTTCTCGATCGTGTCAGGGAGGAATGGTTTGCACCGCATTACTGGCTGCCAAATATTTGAGCAGAGACCAACTTGGACACGGAGGAActttagtaaatattagtCAACATATAGATATTAAAAGCACTGCTCAACTTCCGATTTACACAGCCACCAAACATGCTATCATTGGTCTTTCACAATCTTTAGCGgtaagatatttatttgtCTGAACTAATCGAATGATATACATTTCGTAATTTTAAAAGTACtgtcgttaaaatatttgttattattagttgttaatataaaaaaaagaaaaaagaaaaatgactGATGATGATgagatttattattaaatatcattCATTCTCAATACcttaatttgttttttatttcgtatatCGTTTGCTTTCCTTCAGAGATTATAATCAGCCTACAAAACACACGATATCAGAAACagcaaatttgattaaataaaaaaactaATGTAAATCTACTTTAGGATTCTTACCAGTACGAAAAGACTGGCGTTCGTGTGATAACTCTGTGTCCTGGTCTGACAGAAACCGCCCTCACAGTGAACAGTCCAAACAGATTACTTTCTCGTGTTATGAAGGCGGACTTCGTAAAAAATCTCGAACAGCTGTCGATACAAACGTGAGTCCTTTTCcataaaaattttactttgAAAATTAACAGAACTAATTTTCATTACTAAATCTGTTTTTCTTCTTACAATTAGTCCGTATGTGGTAGCTCAGGGTCTAATGTCAATACTGAGAATCGCAGAATCCGGTACCATATGGGTGATTGAAAATGGTCGGTCTCCATATGAGGTCTATGTTCCAAATCCACGTAGTTTGCGACGTACTTACAAAAACAATTTCACGCTGGCTGA is a window from the Bombus huntii isolate Logan2020A chromosome 6, iyBomHunt1.1, whole genome shotgun sequence genome containing:
- the LOC126866770 gene encoding 15-hydroxyprostaglandin dehydrogenase [NAD(+)]-like, whose product is MENEDARSRRSSSSEKAINGLVSGKNVLITGGAAGLGNAFMNHFLKHGTNKITILDIDAETGKRIESSVEKSYGEKKVHFIHVDVSNYELMAAAFEEALNFMNDIDIVVNNAGILDERRWEKEIAVNIGGMVCTALLAAKYLSRDQLGHGGTLVNISQHIDIKSTAQLPIYTATKHAIIGLSQSLADSYQYEKTGVRVITLCPGLTETALTVNSPNRLLSRVMKADFVKNLEQLSIQTPYVVAQGLMSILRIAESGTIWVIENGRSPYEVYVPNPRSLRRTYKNNFTLAETKVITKGRPIREVCDNTRTGLMSCA